A window of the Candidatus Cetobacterium colombiensis genome harbors these coding sequences:
- a CDS encoding transketolase family protein — MMKKSTRQAYGEALVELGRQNKNIVVLDADLTKSTKTNLFQEEFPERHVNVGIAEADLVGTAAGLATCGKIPFASTFAMFAAGRAFEQIRNTVAYPKLNVKIAPTHAGISVGEDGGSHQSIEDISLMRSIPGMVVLSPADATETKKMIFAAAEYNGPVYIRMGRLDVPVLFDDSYDFQIGVANTV, encoded by the coding sequence ATAATGAAAAAATCTACAAGACAAGCTTACGGAGAAGCATTAGTAGAGCTTGGAAGACAAAATAAAAATATAGTTGTTTTAGATGCAGACTTAACAAAATCAACAAAGACAAACTTATTCCAAGAAGAGTTTCCTGAAAGACATGTAAACGTTGGAATAGCAGAAGCGGATTTAGTTGGAACAGCAGCGGGACTTGCTACATGTGGAAAGATTCCATTTGCTTCAACTTTTGCGATGTTTGCTGCAGGAAGAGCATTTGAGCAAATAAGAAATACAGTGGCTTATCCAAAGTTAAATGTAAAAATTGCTCCAACTCACGCAGGAATATCTGTAGGAGAAGATGGAGGATCACACCAGTCAATTGAAGATATATCTTTAATGAGAAGTATTCCTGGAATGGTAGTTTTATCTCCAGCAGATGCAACAGAAACTAAGAAAATGATATTTGCAGCTGCAGAATACAACGGACCAGTTTATATAAGAATGGGAAGATTAGATGTACCTGTACTATTTGATGATTCATATGATTTCCAAATAGGAGTAGCAAATACTGT